Within the Vigna angularis cultivar LongXiaoDou No.4 chromosome 10, ASM1680809v1, whole genome shotgun sequence genome, the region ttctttttcgaTGATTATGGGAATTCAGAAAGTCCTTTAATGgttaaataatgttttgatgTGTTCCAATTGGGATATCggtttaaatatgaaattaaccaacaattatattaatttaatcaaaacatTGCGCTAATTTAACTAACAAGTGTAAAACATGTACCTCATATGAAGTAAGTTTATCATTTTTCACTCTTAATTTCGTAATGAAAACACGATATACAAAATTTTCTCATCTAAACGtgtcttttttactttttatttagtattttatacTCTCTATTCTATCTCAGAAAACGATtacactttttataataaaaatatatccaaaaatttatgCATGCATGTTGGATATTAGTGTTTAAATATGTCTTGATGTACGTGTATTATTACTCTTTTTCCTTACTTTTCAAACTTCatacttaaaaattattcttaGTTTTGGACTTATTATCCCTAAGATACATTCTCCCACTATTGTGAAGCACACAAAAAGAACATTTAAACAAAGAACTAAGCAACTTGTTGAAAGAAATATACAGTGTAACGTATACGTGACATCCATgcaaataaattgtaaaaagaTAATGATAAAGGATAATTAGTACGAAAATTTCCTACagttttctttcttaaataattaaatatctaatatgattcaaaataagaaaattttattatatatatgtaaatgcAAACCTTGTTCTACAAAATTCACTTTTTGAGATGGTCTgtattcactattttttttttccatataGTTTGCTATGCTGTCTGTGATTAACAACATTAAACTTTGGAAATACTAGAAAACATTGCATGTTTTTGGAACCATAACAAAGTTACTTCTACATATAGCACTGAATTAGTGAATTCAACAGCTTTGAATTCTATGTATGATATGATGATTGATCCTTCAAGTGTGTTGATCATTTTCGATGCCCGGATGATGCCATTAGCACAGCAACAGCCACAATGAACATGAGCAACATGCTACCAAGTAGCAGATATGTTCTTTTCGATGATTTACGATATTCACCAAACAAAACAACGCCCCAGAAGGTACTCACTAGTGGAAGTGCCTGTCAAAAAACACCATATATAATCTTTAGTTAGTAAGAATTGGTGGTTTGAAGAACAAGCACTTGTCAAATGTTGAAACAAATACATGCAAAAGGGAGAAATTTTCAAGTAAATATGACAACTATCATTAGCACTAAAGCTAGATTAAATGCAATTAgattatggattttttttaaagctCTAATACCACTGTTGGATCTATTAAGAAGGATGTTTACCGAAAAGACACAAACATCCAATCATATAAGGGGTTGACATCACTTCTCTCTGttcaaaaccttaagacaatggatTAATAGTTATTTCATCTTTATAAAATGctctactttttcatttctatctgATGAGACTTatactcacacttggattctcacgttatattttaaatgtcatCTTTCTAAATAACGTAGAATTTCCAAAATACTCTAAAAATTCTTTTCTTCAAAATGTTTCATtgataatttacattttttgaaatgaaaatagtTTTGTGAAGATGAATTAAAAAGTAACAAGTGACCTGAACAGCATCTGCTGCTGCATATCCTGCAGCCTGACCTCCCATAAATTGGAGGCCATTCCCAAAGCCACAAAGGAGACCAGCCAACAAAGCCCAACCTCTTCCATCCCAGTCTCTCAAATAAGCCTTCAGTGATGACTTTGGTAAATTTAAGACAGGGTGGTAAAGGAAGCTGATGTTAAGAATGATGGCAATAACAAAGCAAGACACTGAAAAGTAAAAGAAGGCTGTGCAAACACTCAAATGGTGAACCCCTTTCTTCAGAGTGTGCCATTGATCATTTGTTGCCAAATTGAATGCTGGTGAGAACAGAGAGAAGCAAACTCCAGCAAAGAATGTTATAGTCAATCCAATGAAAGTGCTCTTCCCTAATACCTGCAAAACGGTTTAACAGAACACCATTTTCATCTACATCATTCTTCATCAGCAATGTCACCAAAACAAAATCTTTCAAAGAGTTTATTTGACATTTTAGACATCTTTTGCATTTCTCCATTCTTCATTGTGTAATATACAACATAAAATGCAAAAGGGTATGTGAAAATTGGATTTGATCTTTCTAATGTAACACTTGCCTTAATGGATCTTTTATTCTCAAGCTCTATAAGGAAAGCTGCAGTTCCTGCTTTGGCTTTATGTACAGAAGTACTTCCATCTTCTAGATCCTTCGAATCAACTATATATATGTAACAAAGGAGACGAAAAATGCCAGCATTTATCAAATACAGCAATTCCATTTGGCTAAGCTGGCTAAAGATGGCTAGTTACCTTCACTTGTTTCTATCGAAGTGGTCAAAGTAGTGTTCCTGGTTTCAAGAGTAAAATTTGGTGGTGAGATCTTAgctaaaaattcaaaaagaaagCTCACTGAAATCATAATCTCATAACTGCATTGATCAAAATTATCATCTAAACCTCATATCCTGGACAAAACACACCAGCAGAGGTTAACTTCATTTACAAACATAAGCAAGAAACATTTGCTCTCATACATTTTGTATAtcaaaaaacaaacacatactTAGCTGCATCTTTGTAATCAGCTGAAAATTCATTGAGCTTGGCCTTAGTATCAGCAGTGTTAGATGAATGAACAGCAGAACCTAGACATACAGCAATCAAAAAGCAACCAACTCCTGGGAAAAGAATCTCAGCTTTGTTGATCTTATCATCCAAAAAGTAATTGAAGGTTGTTCCTGTTACAGCCACAACAGAAATAGTGCAATTACACTAAGTATTAGTCCATAGCAAGCTATAAACTACATAGATATTGAAGCTTCTCTGAGTGTATGAGGATCCATTGCAATGTAGGACTTGAGTCTAGTAATGGTTAAGTTTTGTGGTGTGTTCTTCCCAGTGTTCTTATCAGAGTAAGCAACGTAGCTTCAAAATCTAAGAGGGGCATCTTTGATGGTATACCTATAACAACAGTTATGCTTGATGTGATCACTTCTACAACTGATAAGCCAACAAAAGCCCAAGCATACTGCGTTGAAAGATTTCCAACACTGAGGACCACTCCACCCCCCATGGCAAACAGAACTGAAGGCCAGTTTTCCTGCATCAGATATCATGCCACATTTATAAACCAGTCCAAAATAAATAGTCATATATCATAAAGTTCAAAACTGAGAATTCTACTATTCAACTTGATAGTTCCTAACCAGAGATAACTCTATAATTAGGTTGGTCACATAGTTTGATTTGATTGAATACTTGGTAACAAGGAAatcccttttatttttctctgatTGATCCATTTTGATAATTCTGATATAGTTATTCATAGCAATTTGTGACAGGAATCAGGATACAAATACAAAAGTGCTTATACTATGAAGAACTAATTTGCatacaaacaacaaataaagttATAATGCACACAACTCTCAAATCTATGAAAGAAAAAATCTCTCCAGACAATTCATAAAAAAGAGTATAAACTATTTCTCAGTAACTATTCTTATCATGAAACTAAACCATACATGACAGATAAGAATGCAAAAATCCATATACTTGTTGAAAAGAAAACTGATTGAAATCTGTGATGAGGCATAGTAAGCTGATATAGAAAATGTTTGTGTTCTGCATAGagacagaagagagaagaggagtACCTGATGGAGCTGAGACAAGAAGTTGGGGGCAGTGTTGCCAACCTCTCCAAAGGTGAAAGCAATGATAACAGCAGCCATGAGATTGGTGAGTGTGTAGTCAAGGTAGGTGTGCTGAGGAAGACGACCTCGTCTCTCCAGCAGAGTCATTACAGCAGGCCATGTCCCCAAGAACAACAGGGACACCAGTATGCACACTATGGCACCCCCCTTGCTCTCTACCACATACATTGAAATCAACtccaaattaatcaaacaatgaAACTCCAAAACTCACTTCACAACACAAATCAACACAATACCACACAGCACAAGATGCTACGCTAGCTGATGCTCTCATATATTCATTAATACACCCCAAGTCAACCACACCACAGGGCACGAATCTTCAAAGCCAGGTCACATCCATAATAGTAATATCGAAAAGTTTCGCGAAATATCATTAAATACTTCATTACTTGCTTCTTTATGACCACAATATCCCAAAAAGATCACTATATGGTCAAAATCCCACATCGTTATCtataatatttagatatttaatACAACTATAATATGTGTTGATTTTTTCGTCATATGAAAAATATGTCATTCATATTTGTTGCAACTTGCAGAAAAACCTTTCAAAGTAGTACAGTCAAACTTATTAATGTAAGTTTTATGTGTATCTTAATAAGGACCAACAAGACCTCCACTTcccttaataatatttttatgaataacatcaataataaaagttggacgaaaataattaaaaattaattttcctagATTCTTGCAAAATCATCACTGTATCCTTTCTTGGTGACCATGCATAACACCGcctaaatatctttttataaattaaatttaatgtgtgcacataatatgaaaaaagaaaattcaaaactttaaatgaaatatatctAATTAATTTGATATGCATCACTACTGAATGATCTCATAGTATCCATACTTTATGGAGATTTTAGAGTACAGTTATAACAATAACATTCTTTTTTTATGGATACGTATATCTGTAAATTGATGGTATCTAAAaccttatattatttttaattaatttttgttttttttatcggCGTTATGAAAGCGAATCTCATAAGAAGTCACGTAAGTGACGCAAGTGATCAGAGAAAAGGACCAAAACTAGTGTCATGCATTGAAAGCTTATgaattgtataatatatatatagttcAGAAGTCTAAGAAGATTTGAGTTTTTTCTTTGCTGCTTAAAATAAAAGCAACTAGGAAAAGCGTGAGTAAGAAACTTAATGTGTAGTTGAGTTTgataagaatattatttttccATCTCAATCCAGACAACTGACATAATATTTGAACCTATGTACAAATCACATGCtataatttaatacaataatagttaatattcttgttatgttttttgtttctgaaatccaacattaaaaataaaattaatttacaatataaaaataaataaaggcttcattttatttgataattttatagaattaaattagattcaatattcatttttataataattttagagCTATATTAGTGtaaactttaattttgatttatctgaaattattataattttacaatattaatatattcatttttattataaaatgttttattatattccTAGTTTTTATCAAGAGTACGTTATAAACGTCTcctcttaaattataaaagatttataGCACCGAACTTGTTTAAGAAActaataattctaatttttttatttacctAATCATGTTTACGAGGACAAACGAGTTGCTTACTACGTATATTCTATCAAttgcaaatttttattttcaaatgatGATCCGATCACATGTATGCACATTACAAATAGAATGGCTGGGGCCATAATAATGTCCATaacaaacatatttttttttgacatTATTATCAATGTAACTTTTCAActttttacatattatattttttaaaagtttatcttCTCTCACATTCCTCcccttctattttttttcttcttttgtttataATAACTTCTCTCACATTCCTCTCTAACTgttcaatttctttaattttaaatttaaatcttttaaacaatgtctcaatttgaaaaatatacataaaaataaataagctataaaaaatatgcattacaaacaaaataataaaaagtatatcaatattaaattttaaattcataaaataaaataatatgataaaaaagcAGATACAAATAAGCATCTTATTTCCGCCTTagtatgaaatttatatatcgtcaattaattaaaagtaaaagagtatTTATCCATTAAAATATGCTTTAGTTATACtcttattacaaaataaaaagtatcacaataatatttaataattatatcatgCACACTaattagttagttttttttgtCCAACTTAGGTTAATCATTACAGTCATTACAGGTATTATTTGCTTTGATGTTTGGAATTTAGTAacaattttgttcttaaaagaCTTATTGAGAAAATGAGAGGAGTTTTCATTTACCTAATTTCTAAAGAGTGTGAATTGGATGTATAGGAATAAACCTAATTCCTAAggccttgttcttttgagtggatttgaagataaatttttttgttatttatttgagtgaatttggagataaatgagagtgaatttagaaataaaatttgtgagaattagtatagaattgtattgacgtgacaaattaaaaaaatttatttccaaattcactctcatttaccttcaaattcattcaaataaacgacaaaaaaatttatcttcaaatcccctcaaatccactcaaaagaacaaggccTAAGCGATGTGAATTGGGTGTATTAGAACAAACCTCCTAGTTTCATATCGATTAGAAGTAAAGtcagtttaaaatatataagtgggtacaaatctgttgggtacaaacaaagtcccacatcggataaaataagagatgaacatgggtttatatacacataagatacctccattgataagaggccttttggagtggtacaaAAACCACAGGTGAAGCcgatacaaacaaagtcccacatatCTATGTGTGTGTTGAACCTCTCTACAAAATCTCCTCTTACGAGAAATTTATTGGTTGTGAGACATATTTCATTAGTTTCTAGTCTCATACTCaagacttaaagttcactttttaacaTAGGGCTAGAGGAGTTTTTGTCTCCATAAATGGTGTCAATGTTTTGGTTCCAAGTTTATCAAGTGACATCTCAATCACCGTATCCAAGGTATTCCACTTTAAAGTTTGAAATTCCCTCATAGTTTTGTCCTTAAAATATGACTTGAatgtgaaagaagaaagaaatatttaaattatcattgACCTCAACTCTTGGGTGATGTGGATTGGGTGTACTGGaacaatttttaaatcaaaacatttataagtttaatttgaaatatgataagtattttttttccccttcttttatgaattttaagtaTTGATGTTAGtatattgaaaatattgaaaGTTGACTTAACTAGCAATTTTAACTTAATGCGTACTTTAAATGCTTgaaaaaaagagtttttttttcttatataatagGTATATTTATTTACTCACAAGAAACTTGCATCTAAAAAAAACACGTGATTACAccaaaataatactttttttatttataatttataataatcattTGGTAATGGAGTTCAATCCATCatgattaaaatatgtttttggtgtATCGGATCGGGTGTTCACctaaaaatgttttttgcaCTCATTAGCTTTTTTTCTTCGGGTCAAATACTCTAACCAATCAAGTGTACCTGGTAAAGATACTATAATATTAAGTTAACTCGGTATTTGATTATTTAAGCaattaatgatataataaatGTGTCGTCAAAGTTTCCACAATCATACATTCCATACCTTTAAcctgtatttataaattttccaTGGGCTTATGATTATGATCAGCCTAATTAGGGCCCACTTCTTTTAAACTTGATTACCGACTTATTTAGCTTAATTGAATGATTAACTGATTTTGATAAGCACAAATTGCTTTCCTCCCAGCTCGGGCGATCGTTTTGGGGTAGTTCAGTTGATATGTACTGATCGGGTGGGTGCCAAAATATTTCGCGTGTATGAGGTCGAGTATTCACTTAAAGCAATCTTTCTCACTCTTCAGCTTTCTTCCTTGTTGTTCGAAAACTTCTATTGATCGGGTATACTTGCTAAAGATATTTTGATGCTTAAGTCAGTTCAGTATTCGATCGGTTTAACAATTAATGCTTTAATAAATGTATCGTAAGAGGTCCTACGACCAtacctttgacctgtatttataggtttcccATGGGATTCTTAGGGTCATCCTAATCATGGCTCAATTCTATTCAACCTAATTACTGGTCTGTTTAGCATAGTTGGATGATTAGCTAACTTTGATCAACACCGATCAGTTTCCTCCCAACCCGGATGATCGGTTTGTTATGTATTTTATATGTACCGACTGGTGCATATACAGTACACATGCCTCCAAAGCCTTGAGTTTGGACTAAGTCAACAACTGAAAAGGGTTTGTCAATACAACTGTTGGTGATGGAAGATTGCCTTACCTTGCAAATCGCATTGATGCctcattgaagcaaaaatgtgttaAACGATGTAAAAGATTCAAATTCTATCATGAAACACATTTGAAAtctcaaataaacttaacaaaatttggttaaaatgactaaatttacACAGTTCTAGAGATGATGGACTTAAtttcactaaaagttaagggaccaaaagcATATTTAATCCTTATAATATTAactcaaacaatttttttgaatgtCTTATAAGTCCTTACACTTTAAAAAGTCTCTTCAACGATGATTATGACCCGAACCATTATGATATAAGCTCGCCAAAaccaaaattttttaaatttgagattGTAATATCACGACAGTTAATAACTGTTTCGGTTGGGTTTGGTGATCCCTTGCCCAAAACATTATGTTGTCTAAGGCTGGATGGACCTTGAAGACCGGACGAACATCACTCAAAGCGAGTGGATTGAAAAACGGGTCTTGCCTATGTCGGCTGAGCTGGATACGCTACTGATCCTTCGACGAGGCCGGCCGAGATTTTTTGGCGAAGATCCACGGTCGCCGACCTTTAGttcctttggtgaagatccacaGTCGCCGACCTTCGATGAGGCCGACCGGGATTCTTTTGGTGAAGATCCAAGGTCACCGACCTTCGGTGAGGCCGATCAGGATTCCTTTGATGAAGATCCACAGTCGCCGACCTTCAGTGAGACCGGTCGGgattcctttggtgaagatccacggTTACCGACCTTCGGCGAGGCCGATCGGGATCCTTAGATGAAGATCCACGGTCGCTGACCTTCGGTGAGGCTGATCGGGATCCTTAGATGAAGATCCACGGTCGTCGACCTTCGGTGAGGCCGGCCGGGATTCCCTTGGTGAAGATCCACAATCGTCGACCGTTAGTGAGGCCGGATGGtcgagcagttgaggccgaatgCCCGAGTggttgatgccaaatttggctaagtctGTGAGGCCGGATGATCGAGTaattgaggccgaatggccaatTACTTGAGGTTGAttccaaatttggctaagtacttgAGGCCGGATGGCCGGTTGCTTgaggccaaatttggctaagtacttgTGAGGCTGGATGATTGAATGATGTCCTATAGAGCACCACTCATCGGTTCCTTATGGTTGCAATATGGGATACtcactcggccccacggtggatGTTGAGGACTGGACGAACCTTGAAG harbors:
- the LOC108335297 gene encoding ureide permease 1 isoform X1, with product MYVVESKGGAIVCILVSLLFLGTWPAVMTLLERRGRLPQHTYLDYTLTNLMAAVIIAFTFGEVGNTAPNFLSQLHQENWPSVLFAMGGGVVLSVGNLSTQYAWAFVGLSVVEVITSSITVVIGTTFNYFLDDKINKAEILFPGVGCFLIAVCLGSAVHSSNTADTKAKLNEFSADYKDAAKNTTLTTSIETSEVDSKDLEDGSTSVHKAKAGTAAFLIELENKRSIKVLGKSTFIGLTITFFAGVCFSLFSPAFNLATNDQWHTLKKGVHHLSVCTAFFYFSVSCFVIAIILNISFLYHPVLNLPKSSLKAYLRDWDGRGWALLAGLLCGFGNGLQFMGGQAAGYAAADAVQALPLVSTFWGVVLFGEYRKSSKRTYLLLGSMLLMFIVAVAVLMASSGHRK
- the LOC108335297 gene encoding ureide permease 2 isoform X2 yields the protein MTLLERRGRLPQHTYLDYTLTNLMAAVIIAFTFGEVGNTAPNFLSQLHQENWPSVLFAMGGGVVLSVGNLSTQYAWAFVGLSVVEVITSSITVVIGTTFNYFLDDKINKAEILFPGVGCFLIAVCLGSAVHSSNTADTKAKLNEFSADYKDAAKNTTLTTSIETSEVDSKDLEDGSTSVHKAKAGTAAFLIELENKRSIKVLGKSTFIGLTITFFAGVCFSLFSPAFNLATNDQWHTLKKGVHHLSVCTAFFYFSVSCFVIAIILNISFLYHPVLNLPKSSLKAYLRDWDGRGWALLAGLLCGFGNGLQFMGGQAAGYAAADAVQALPLVSTFWGVVLFGEYRKSSKRTYLLLGSMLLMFIVAVAVLMASSGHRK